CATCTCCAGTCGTTTCTCTGTCCAAAGGCAGTATAGGGGATTTTCTTCCACACCCAGGTAATGCCGTCCCAGTTTTTTTGCCACGACGCTGGTGGTTCCGGAGCCTAAGAAAGGGTCAAAAACCACGTCCCCAGGATTAGAGCTGGCTAAGATCATTTTGGCAATCAGCTTTTCAGACTTTTGAGTGGGATGAGCCGTGTTTTCAGGCATAGACCAGAAGGGGATGGTAATATCCGACCAGAAATTGGAAGGACAGGTATCGCGATAATTGCCAGTTTCGCTTTCAACCCAGTCCTTTGGCTTACCATCGACCCGATAGGGAGCGATTACTTTTTTACGAATTTTCACATCTTCTAGATTGAAGGTATAGTTATTGGAGATGGTGGCGTACCAAATGTCTTCCAAACCATTTTTCCAATTTGCTTTTGCACCTCGTCCTTTTTCACGTTGCCAGGTGATTCGGTTTTTTACTTTCGTTATTTCCATTAAAACATTGCCAATCGTTAAGCTGGTTTCCCAGTCGCAACAAACATAGATAGAACCGTTATCCTTTAGCAGAGGCAATACCTGCTCCAACCATTTTCTGGTATAGGCTTCATATTGATCCTTACTTCTTTTTGAAAAACCATTGCCATGAAAGGCTTTTGTTAAGTTATAAGGAGGATCGGCAATGATTAAATCAATGCTTTTCTCTGGTATATGAGGGGCGGCTTCAAATAAATCGCCGATAATGGTTTTATCCAGCAGATGATCCATATCAGAAGGCTGATCAAGACGGATGCATTTGTCCAGATAAGATTGTCCTTCTTCAATAGAAATATCGATGGTTTTATTTCGTGGGGCTTTTTTTTTGCTCACGGTTTCACCCTTTCTCGCAATATCGATAGAATCCAATAATATCAATGTTTTCAGGACTCTATACTTCTCGTATTATACCAAAGATCCGAAGGAATGACCAGCCGAATATGGCTTTTGATTACTTTTATCTTAAGATAGATCATACTTAGTTATTGCAAAACTAAGCAAGACGTGATAAAATCCATTTAGTAAAGTTTGCCTTGTGTAAAGGGAGGTGTATTATTTTGGCTAGAACATGTTTTGTTTGTAACAAAGGAAAAGTATTCGGTAACAGTGTTAGTCACTCGAATCGACATAATAAGCGAGTTTGGTTACCAAACCTGCGGAGAGTTAAAGCAGTGGTTGACGGTTCTTCAAGAAGAGTCAATGTCTGCACTCGGTGCCTTCGGTCCGGAAAAATTCAAAGAGCTTTATAAGAAAATCAAAAAATCTGTAAAAACACAGCAGATAAAAACACAGCAAAAATCTCTTAACTGACAGTACTCAGCCTAAGGGATTTTTTGTTTTTGTAGAAAAATAGAATCAAAAAAATGAAATCAAAGGAAAAGAAAATAGAATCAAAGGAAAAGAAAATAGAATCAAAGGACAAGAAAATGAACATAGGATGGAGCGTGAAATAAGATGCGTTTTATACATACGTCAGACTGGCATCTGGGAAAAGTATTACGGGAACAGTCTTTGCTGGAAGACCAGAAGGATATGCTGGGAAAATTAATAGGGATGATAGAGAAAGAAAAACCGGATGCACTGGTGGTAGCAGGCGACCTTTACGATCAATCCGTTCCTTCAGCAGAAGCGATAAAATTATTGGATCAAACCTTACATCAGATTGTGGTCACCTTAAAAACACCGGTGTTGGCCATTGTTGGTAATCATGACAGTGCGGAAAGAGTACGTTTCGGAAACCGGTTAATGAAACAGGTAGGCTACCATGTAACCGGTAGTTTGGAAGAAGCCTTTGAACCGGTGGTGTTGCAGGATCAACACGGGCCAGTCCATCTATTTCTTGTTCCTTATCTGACACCGGGACATATTCGGGACTATTTTGAAATGGAAAAAAATCCTAGTTATGCAGAAGCCTATCAGAAAATCATGGAAGTGATTCAGCAAAAAAAAGATCCAGCCGTACGAAGTGTGCTGGTAACCCATGCCTTTGTTACGCCGGGAGGCGTGAAAATGGAAGGAACTTCCGAATCGGAACGACCCTTACCTTCTGTAGGCGGCGCAGAACAAGTGCCAGCAGAGATCTTTGACGGATTTCACTATGTCGCACTGGGGCATTTGCATCGGGAAATGAAAGTAGGTAAGGAAACCCTTCGATATTCCGGTTCTCCCTTAAAATATTCCATCAGCGAAGAAGGACATCAAAAAGGAGTGACCTTAGTAGAAATGGACAAAGCTGGCCAGGTGTCCGTATCGAAAATGCCTATAGAACCAAGGAGAGATCTGCGAACGGTGGAAGGCGGTTTTCAGGAGCTATTACGGCATGAAAAATCTGAGGATTATGTGTTTCTTCAATTACAGGATTTGGAACCGGTACCGGATGCCATGGAACGAATCCGGACGGTATACCCTAACGCCCTTCACCTAGGTCGAAAACATGCCCGTGAGACCGGGGAAATCATAGGGGAAGCAGAAGCTATTGGCCAGAAGCATCCCCTGCAAATCATTACCGACTTTTATGAACAGGTACAGGGAGAAAAGCCAGACCCATTATCCCAAAGAATAGTGGAAGAAGTCTTAGAATCACTGATCAGAGAAGAGAGGGAGGACATCCTATGATTCTGAACCAGCTGACAATCCAGGCGCTGGGACCATATAAAGGAAAAGAAGTCATCGATTTTGACTTATTAAATAAAGCACAGCTTTTTGCAATCTCCGGAAAGACAGGGGCTGGCAAAACCGCCATTTTTGATGGCATTTGCTATGCCCTTTACGGAAGAGCCAGTGGGCAACATCGTAGCAATGCAGAAGAATTGCGTTGCATCTATGCGGAAGATCAGGATTATACAGAGGCAAGTTTGGAATTTACAGTTCGTGGTTCTCGCTACCGAGCCCGTCGGCAGATGGGTCATATCAAGAAGAACAATAAAAGCAAAACGGGCGGTGGGATTGAACTTCACCGATGGATTTTTTTGAAAGAAAAAGAGGATTATGGCTGGGAATCCATGCTGGAATCCGGAAAAGTGAATGAAATGAACGAAAAAATCATGGCCCTAACCGGTTTAGACGTGGATCAGTTTCGGCAAATTGTCATGCTGCCTCAGGGAGAATTTGAAAAACTACTATTAGCAAAGGCAGAGGATAAAAAACGTATTTTACGCCAAATATTTCACACCAATCTGTATCAGCGGTTTACAGAAAAATTAGATCAGCGGAGAAAAGAAGTAGATCAGGAATATTTTCAGCTTCGTCAAAACCTTCGAAGTCGGGAAGATAGTTTGGAAGAATTACTTAAGGAAGAGGAAGCGTTGGAAAGCAATCTACTGCTAAAGGAAAAGGAACGAAATACCTACCAGTTGATGAAGGCCTTAGCAAAGGATATGGACCGGTTAGAAGAAAGAAAAACAGGCTTGGAAACTCAATTGGAAAAACAGGACGAACTGATTCAAAAGGCAGACGAACACTATTACAAAGCCAAGGAAAACAATCGGAAATTAGAAGAACTGGAAGCGGAACGTCAAAAGATGAAGAGCCTTGAAGAACAACAGGAAAAAATGAAAAGCTGGCAACTTTCTCTGGAAGAAGCGGAAAAAGCCCAAAAAATCCAGCATTTTTATCAGCGAAAGAAAGAAACCGAAGAAACCTGCGTCCAAAAAACAAAGGTGCTGAAGGAGGCAAAAGAAGAAGCCGTCAGGGTGGAAGAAAAGAGGATACAAGCAGAGAAAGAATGGGAAGAAGAGGAAAAGAAGAAGCCTTACCGCAAAGAAATAGAAAAAGCTTATGATCGGATCCTAGAAGCACTTCCAAAAGTAGAAGAACTATCCCGAAAAAAAGAGAGACTCCACTTAGGGCAAAAAGAAGCTGAAGCCTATGAAAAAAAGATGGAGGACCTTTCACAACGGCAGGAGCTAGGGGAAAAAAGGCTAAAGGAACTTAGAAAAGAACAG
This region of Tindallia magadiensis genomic DNA includes:
- a CDS encoding exonuclease SbcCD subunit D, which encodes MRFIHTSDWHLGKVLREQSLLEDQKDMLGKLIGMIEKEKPDALVVAGDLYDQSVPSAEAIKLLDQTLHQIVVTLKTPVLAIVGNHDSAERVRFGNRLMKQVGYHVTGSLEEAFEPVVLQDQHGPVHLFLVPYLTPGHIRDYFEMEKNPSYAEAYQKIMEVIQQKKDPAVRSVLVTHAFVTPGGVKMEGTSESERPLPSVGGAEQVPAEIFDGFHYVALGHLHREMKVGKETLRYSGSPLKYSISEEGHQKGVTLVEMDKAGQVSVSKMPIEPRRDLRTVEGGFQELLRHEKSEDYVFLQLQDLEPVPDAMERIRTVYPNALHLGRKHARETGEIIGEAEAIGQKHPLQIITDFYEQVQGEKPDPLSQRIVEEVLESLIREEREDIL
- a CDS encoding DNA-methyltransferase, whose product is MSKKKAPRNKTIDISIEEGQSYLDKCIRLDQPSDMDHLLDKTIIGDLFEAAPHIPEKSIDLIIADPPYNLTKAFHGNGFSKRSKDQYEAYTRKWLEQVLPLLKDNGSIYVCCDWETSLTIGNVLMEITKVKNRITWQREKGRGAKANWKNGLEDIWYATISNNYTFNLEDVKIRKKVIAPYRVDGKPKDWVESETGNYRDTCPSNFWSDITIPFWSMPENTAHPTQKSEKLIAKMILASSNPGDVVFDPFLGSGTTSVVAKKLGRHYLGVEENPLYCLWTEKRLEMAEEDPTIQGYVDGVFWERNSLSEQKTTTNQHQEKADLSDPCQLEIGAFEED
- the rpmB gene encoding 50S ribosomal protein L28 is translated as MARTCFVCNKGKVFGNSVSHSNRHNKRVWLPNLRRVKAVVDGSSRRVNVCTRCLRSGKIQRAL